The sequence GGGACGTCCTCAAGGAGTTGTACTACCGACAGCTCAGCGTGGCGGAGGCGGCCGACAGCCTCGGCATCCCGGCGGGCACGGTCAAATCTCGCTCGCACTACGCCCTCAAGGCGCTGCGCGACGTCTTCAAGAGCGACGGATTCAGGGACATCGGTTCCAGAGAAGGAAAGCGATCGGGCAGGCCGCCCCAGCAGCCCGCCGGACTGCGTGAGGTGGTGGCATGAACCGGCAGCGGCACGAGGAGGAACTGCTCGGCCCCTACGTGCTCGGCGTCCTGGACGTCGAGGAGATCCGCCGGGTCGAGGAACACACGAGCGGATGCGTGCAGTGCCGGGAGGAGGTGGCCGCGTTGCGCGAGATGGAGGCGGCTCTGGGCGAGGTGCCCGACGAGGCGTTCCTCGACGGACCGCCGCAGGGCGGTGACCTGCTGCTCCAGCGCACCCTGCGGCAGATGCGCGGTGAGCGGGCCGGTGACTCGCGACGGCGCGCGGGCCTCGCGGGACTGGCGGTGGCGGCCTCGCTGGCCGCCGTGTTCTGGGCCGGCACCCAGCTGGGTTCGGGCGATCCGGACGCGGTCGCGCTGCCCGCACCACCGTCCCCGACGGCCACGGCGAACCCTTCGCCGCCGCCCGCCGGGACCAAGACGCTCTCCGGGACCGACCAGTCCTCGGGCGCGCGGATGACCGTGCAGATGACGCCCGCGACGAAGTGGGTGCGGGTGCGCGCCGCGGTCACGGGAGTTCCACCGGGTGAGCGGTGCCGGCTGGTCGTGGTCTCCAAGAACGGTACGCGCACGACCGCGGGCAGCTGGGTCGTGGGCAGCCAGGAGAACGGCGAGGGCAAGGGCGCGGGGCTGGACGGTTCGGCGGCCGTGGACCCGGCGGACGTCAAGGCGATCCTGGTCGAGAACGAGTCGGGCCGGACGTTCGTGTCCGTACCGGTCTGACCGGAGCGCGAGCCCGGACCCCGGACTTCGGTTCCGGGGTCCGGGCTCGGGCGGGGACCTGGGCCGGAACGTGACGGAGCCCGGGAGCATATCCAGCTCCCGGGCTCCTGTGTGCCACCCAATTGCGCACACCGGCACGTTTAAGAGTCGCGGATCATTCTTAGATCGACGTGTTCTACCTTTGAACTACCGCGCCATGAGAAGAGGCACAGAGGGGACTTGAACCCCCATCCATCGATGATCGTCCACGCTCGGTCGATCCGGTGTTCGGCGGCGAATACTGAGACTGGAGCGATAATCTGAGATTGAAGGGCCGCCTCTACCAGCTTGGGCCACCCCGGCTCGTCAATGCCGGGGGAGGGATTCGAACCCCCAACTGACACCCTCGTTCAGCTTCAACATCAGTTTCAGCTTGCGCTCTCGCGCACCCCCTGCAGACATGCAGAGGGAGTCTTAGGGGCTACTTGAACA comes from Streptomyces virginiae and encodes:
- a CDS encoding anti-sigma factor: MNRQRHEEELLGPYVLGVLDVEEIRRVEEHTSGCVQCREEVAALREMEAALGEVPDEAFLDGPPQGGDLLLQRTLRQMRGERAGDSRRRAGLAGLAVAASLAAVFWAGTQLGSGDPDAVALPAPPSPTATANPSPPPAGTKTLSGTDQSSGARMTVQMTPATKWVRVRAAVTGVPPGERCRLVVVSKNGTRTTAGSWVVGSQENGEGKGAGLDGSAAVDPADVKAILVENESGRTFVSVPV